A genomic stretch from Actinomadura rubteroloni includes:
- a CDS encoding quinone oxidoreductase family protein translates to MSGAMTAVRIYEHGGPEVLKVEQVPIPDPAPGEVLVRVRATSVNWWDAGFRKGVVRPRPGVASLPLPFQLGREAAGEVAAVGDGVTSFAVGDRVVVMTCPACGQCTACRRGDDNLCENTELPGHQRFGGYAEYVTAPEHGLLRAPDGVEFETLACVLWSYGTVLHMVNARARVQPGDTVLVTGASGGMGTAGLQLARMAGARLIIGLTGTPDKAQAVLDAGADVVVNYKDTDAVAQIRAHTGGTGVDVVLDNVGGPMVPLAIEAARLGGRIVLSAIMGGRTVELHINDIFSKHLDVLGTRASTRREQELVLDFVARGQIAPVIGARYPLSEAAAAHAALDAGAHVGKIMLVP, encoded by the coding sequence ATGAGTGGTGCGATGACGGCCGTCCGCATCTACGAGCACGGCGGGCCCGAGGTGTTGAAGGTCGAGCAGGTCCCGATCCCCGATCCGGCTCCCGGGGAGGTGCTCGTCCGGGTCCGGGCCACCTCGGTCAACTGGTGGGACGCCGGTTTCCGCAAAGGCGTCGTCCGGCCCCGGCCCGGTGTGGCGTCGCTGCCGCTGCCGTTCCAGCTCGGCCGCGAGGCGGCGGGTGAGGTCGCCGCTGTCGGCGATGGCGTGACGTCCTTCGCCGTCGGCGACCGCGTCGTGGTGATGACTTGCCCAGCATGCGGCCAGTGCACCGCATGCCGACGCGGCGACGACAACCTGTGCGAGAACACCGAACTGCCCGGCCACCAGCGATTCGGCGGCTACGCCGAGTACGTGACCGCGCCCGAGCACGGCCTGCTGAGGGCGCCGGACGGCGTGGAGTTCGAGACGCTCGCCTGCGTCCTGTGGTCCTACGGGACGGTCCTGCACATGGTCAACGCGCGTGCCCGCGTCCAACCTGGCGACACGGTCCTCGTCACCGGGGCGTCGGGTGGCATGGGCACGGCCGGGCTCCAGCTCGCGCGGATGGCCGGGGCACGGCTGATCATCGGCCTCACCGGAACGCCGGACAAGGCCCAAGCGGTGCTGGACGCGGGCGCGGACGTCGTCGTCAACTACAAGGACACCGACGCCGTCGCGCAGATACGAGCGCACACCGGCGGCACCGGGGTCGACGTCGTTCTGGACAACGTCGGCGGGCCGATGGTCCCGCTGGCGATCGAGGCGGCGCGGCTCGGCGGGCGCATCGTGCTCTCGGCGATCATGGGGGGCCGGACCGTCGAGCTGCACATCAACGACATCTTCTCCAAGCATCTCGACGTCCTCGGCACGCGCGCGTCCACCCGGCGAGAGCAGGAACTCGTCCTGGACTTCGTGGCGCGCGGGCAGATCGCTCCCGTGATCGGCGCGCGCTACCCGCTGTCTGAGGCCGCCGCCGCGCACGCCGCCTTGGACGCGGGCGCCCACGTCGGCAAGATCATGCTGGTGCCGTGA
- a CDS encoding PadR family transcriptional regulator: MALRNAILATLLEGESSGYDLAKVFDSSVANFWTATPQQLYRELDRMEGQGLVAARVVEQERRPNKRLFSITEAGRAALAEFTARAPKPTAVRDELLVQVQAVEHGDAAAVREAVRKKQSVAERKLKRYERLRDHLLAGRTEADYLAAAGRVGHYLTLARGIAFEQENIRWCEYVLGVLAQRDPTS; the protein is encoded by the coding sequence ATGGCGCTGCGGAACGCGATCCTCGCGACGCTCCTGGAGGGGGAGTCGTCCGGCTACGACCTGGCCAAAGTCTTCGACTCCTCGGTCGCCAACTTCTGGACTGCGACACCGCAGCAGCTCTACCGCGAGCTGGACCGGATGGAGGGCCAGGGGCTGGTCGCGGCCCGCGTGGTCGAGCAGGAACGCCGGCCCAACAAGCGGCTGTTCTCGATCACCGAGGCGGGCCGCGCCGCGCTGGCCGAGTTCACGGCCCGCGCGCCGAAGCCGACCGCCGTCCGAGACGAGCTGCTCGTCCAGGTGCAGGCGGTCGAGCACGGCGACGCGGCGGCGGTGCGGGAGGCCGTTCGGAAGAAGCAGTCCGTCGCTGAGCGGAAGCTGAAGCGCTACGAGCGGTTGCGCGACCATCTCCTCGCGGGCCGGACTGAGGCGGACTACCTCGCCGCGGCGGGTCGCGTCGGCCACTACCTGACGCTCGCGCGCGGCATCGCGTTCGAGCAGGAGAACATCCGTTGGTGCGAGTACGTCCTCGGCGTACTCGCACAGCGCGACCCCACTTCTTGA
- a CDS encoding nuclear transport factor 2 family protein — protein sequence MTTFTEAVLAQDIDAIEAMLAEDVVFTSPVAFRPYQGKAITAAILRGVVRLFEDFRYVREIREGRHHACEFQATVDGLEINGCDFLTYDDNGKIIDFKVMVRPLKAATALAARMGEQFERIKAEATGR from the coding sequence ATGACGACCTTCACTGAGGCCGTGCTTGCTCAGGACATCGACGCGATCGAAGCGATGCTCGCCGAGGACGTGGTGTTCACGAGTCCCGTGGCTTTCCGGCCGTACCAGGGCAAAGCGATCACGGCCGCGATCCTGCGGGGAGTCGTCCGCCTCTTCGAGGACTTCCGCTACGTACGCGAGATCCGCGAGGGCCGGCACCATGCCTGCGAGTTCCAGGCCACCGTGGACGGCCTGGAGATCAACGGCTGTGACTTCCTCACCTACGACGACAACGGCAAGATCATCGACTTCAAGGTCATGGTCCGTCCGCTCAAGGCCGCCACCGCGCTCGCCGCCCGGATGGGCGAGCAGTTCGAGCGCATCAAGGCCGAGGCGACGGGACGGTAG
- a CDS encoding FAD-dependent oxidoreductase has translation MEFVNVVAIAPSDDDVREHAPAARMRTHYESRDERLTRFLGYSDDRVAAWALNHRTPFPAWHHGHVALLGDSCHAILPYVPQGASQSIEDGLVLAEQIAKAVRGELTVADALAGNSDRCAAHAGVLQTGALNNRALPPTRRSRSAAARRRVPAAPPRVGRVVRLALRRQPARGGPVPLAT, from the coding sequence ATGGAGTTCGTCAACGTCGTCGCCATCGCCCCGAGCGACGACGACGTCCGCGAGCACGCGCCCGCCGCCCGGATGCGGACCCACTACGAGAGCCGGGACGAGCGGCTCACCCGGTTCCTCGGCTACTCCGATGACCGGGTCGCCGCGTGGGCGCTGAACCACCGGACACCGTTCCCGGCCTGGCACCACGGCCACGTCGCGCTTCTCGGTGACTCCTGCCACGCGATACTCCCCTACGTCCCGCAGGGCGCGTCACAGTCGATCGAGGACGGGCTGGTCCTCGCCGAGCAGATCGCCAAGGCCGTCCGGGGCGAGCTGACGGTGGCCGACGCGCTCGCGGGAAACAGCGACCGCTGTGCTGCGCACGCTGGCGTGCTACAGACCGGCGCGCTCAACAACCGCGCTCTTCCGCCTACCCGACGGTCCCGCTCAGCGGCGGCGCGACGACGCGTTCCGGCGGCACCACCGCGAGTCGGACGTGTCGTTCGGCTGGCTCTACGACGGCAACCCGCTCGAGGAGGACCCGTGCCGCTGGCCACCTGA